In Leptospira sp. WS58.C1, a single genomic region encodes these proteins:
- a CDS encoding RNA pyrophosphohydrolase translates to MDKPYRKNVGMVVFNSKGEVLVGERLNFKGSWQFPQGGIDDGEDPDLAAQRELLEEVGIQNAEIVYEYPSWINYDFPESLHLSSNLKKYKGQTQKWYLLYWNGRAEDCNLTAHEQEFERVRFIPFQECLSTVVSFKKDVYQKLVHEFEPKILDFLKNGSSA, encoded by the coding sequence ATGGACAAACCGTATAGAAAGAACGTGGGAATGGTGGTCTTCAACTCTAAGGGAGAGGTCTTAGTAGGAGAAAGACTGAATTTTAAAGGCTCTTGGCAGTTTCCTCAAGGGGGAATAGATGATGGAGAAGATCCTGACTTAGCCGCTCAAAGAGAACTTTTAGAAGAAGTAGGCATCCAAAACGCTGAGATCGTATATGAATATCCAAGTTGGATCAATTATGATTTTCCGGAGTCCCTACATTTAAGCTCTAATCTAAAAAAGTATAAAGGCCAAACCCAAAAATGGTATCTTCTTTATTGGAATGGTAGAGCGGAAGACTGCAATCTAACGGCACATGAGCAAGAGTTTGAAAGAGTTCGATTCATCCCTTTCCAAGAATGCCTTTCGACCGTGGTCTCATTTAAAAAAGATGTGTATCAAAAACTAGTCCATGAGTTTGAACCTAAGATACTGGACTTTTTGAAGAATGGGTCTTCTGCATGA
- a CDS encoding ATP-binding protein gives MFYFASKVSLAFQVDTGISISYLPIPIGIILCFWWGPARTLPAMYANALFSANLWGLHDVDKYPIYCLWEVLAVGVSWFFFIKWKKGKSWLPDLREIVRFLLWVAFPASLCNGFLVAGGLVLFGDLPQDKWFASSLSGLVATLFDTLSVSAPILLWVTPWMELKGWTKTEGAWENRETSWDRNRFRNLKPRKIAEIISVFLLCGFFGAIIPSLEYWFVFALFVLWAALRYGITMALTANIWVQIVTLVFPALVGRSENYQWFKDDKQLIFLINLGILCVVALITGRATSDSRKELQKRRRIEGKLLQSREQYRKFFEENLSANFITDISGNILAANSSFLKMFGFENQTEASLRNFADLFPSYEDFSFLLQKIRISARLETHEVFFQDKNGLPIHTTGNYFATFDKSGGIDSVRGYLMDDTLRRKLEDQLIESKKLETIGTLAGGIAHDFNNILQIISGYATRIQLESSKFASLLEMSRSINAAAGRGAIIVRRLLSLARKGGGGFKTIFADQLINETIDLLLPTFSEKIKFKKEYKEGLPIIVGDYSQLEQVLINLCLNARDALPNGGEISIRAFGVQGANIRESFPLSEPADYLCIEISDNGEGMSEETRKRIFEPFFTTKNKTQGSGLGLSMVYGIMQNHEGMVQVSSQLGTGTSIRLFFPVAKTKTSQLMEKPTKGSQRSTGIILVVEESPYLSEILQDQMSALGFRLISADSVKKAHEILSKFKSSAVLTVIDLDFENLSSLEFLETIKKECPELKILVSGTDFGDETKEKLSALGINDLLEKPYKIRDLIEFFYTKSF, from the coding sequence TTGTTTTATTTCGCTTCCAAGGTATCTTTAGCCTTCCAAGTGGATACAGGGATCTCCATATCCTATCTTCCCATCCCAATCGGTATCATACTATGCTTTTGGTGGGGACCGGCTCGCACATTACCCGCGATGTATGCTAACGCATTGTTCAGCGCCAACCTCTGGGGACTTCACGATGTGGATAAATATCCCATCTATTGTCTTTGGGAAGTTTTGGCGGTGGGAGTTTCCTGGTTCTTTTTTATTAAATGGAAAAAGGGAAAATCTTGGCTACCTGACCTGAGAGAGATCGTAAGATTTTTACTCTGGGTGGCCTTTCCTGCTTCTTTATGTAACGGATTTTTGGTGGCGGGAGGACTTGTTCTATTCGGAGACCTCCCCCAGGATAAGTGGTTTGCATCTAGTCTATCCGGGTTAGTTGCCACTTTATTCGATACATTGAGTGTGTCCGCCCCTATCCTTCTATGGGTTACTCCTTGGATGGAGCTAAAAGGTTGGACAAAAACGGAAGGCGCTTGGGAAAACAGGGAAACTAGTTGGGATAGGAATAGGTTCAGAAATCTGAAGCCTAGAAAAATCGCGGAGATTATCTCGGTATTTCTACTCTGCGGGTTTTTCGGTGCGATCATACCTTCCTTAGAATATTGGTTCGTATTCGCGTTATTTGTTCTTTGGGCAGCATTGAGGTATGGGATTACCATGGCTCTTACTGCAAATATTTGGGTCCAAATAGTGACTTTAGTATTTCCTGCTCTGGTCGGTCGTTCCGAAAATTACCAATGGTTTAAGGACGATAAGCAGCTTATTTTTTTGATAAACTTGGGGATCTTATGTGTGGTCGCTTTGATAACTGGAAGAGCCACAAGCGATTCCAGAAAGGAACTTCAAAAAAGAAGAAGGATAGAAGGTAAACTTCTTCAGAGCCGAGAACAATATCGAAAGTTTTTCGAAGAAAATCTTTCCGCAAATTTTATCACGGACATCTCCGGAAATATTTTGGCCGCGAACTCTTCCTTTCTAAAGATGTTCGGGTTCGAGAACCAAACGGAAGCCTCTCTTCGGAATTTTGCCGATCTTTTTCCTTCTTATGAAGATTTTTCGTTCTTGTTACAAAAAATACGGATCAGCGCCAGACTCGAGACCCACGAAGTATTCTTTCAGGATAAGAACGGACTCCCTATCCATACGACGGGAAATTATTTCGCTACATTCGATAAGTCGGGAGGTATAGATTCTGTCCGAGGGTATCTAATGGATGATACTCTCCGTCGTAAGTTGGAAGACCAACTTATAGAATCTAAAAAATTGGAAACGATCGGGACATTGGCAGGGGGGATCGCTCACGATTTTAATAATATCCTGCAGATCATTTCCGGTTATGCGACCAGGATACAATTGGAGTCCTCTAAATTCGCTTCTCTATTGGAAATGTCCCGTTCCATTAATGCGGCTGCAGGAAGGGGAGCGATCATAGTTCGAAGACTGCTTTCCTTGGCAAGAAAGGGAGGAGGTGGATTTAAGACCATATTTGCGGACCAGCTGATCAACGAAACGATCGATCTTTTACTTCCTACATTCTCCGAAAAAATAAAATTCAAAAAAGAATACAAAGAAGGACTTCCAATAATCGTAGGGGATTATTCCCAATTAGAACAAGTGCTTATTAATCTATGTTTGAATGCGAGAGATGCGCTTCCGAATGGAGGAGAGATCTCGATACGTGCCTTTGGTGTACAAGGAGCAAATATCAGGGAATCTTTTCCACTTTCGGAACCGGCAGATTATCTTTGTATAGAAATTTCGGATAACGGAGAAGGAATGAGTGAAGAAACTAGGAAAAGGATATTCGAACCTTTCTTCACAACAAAAAACAAAACCCAAGGTAGTGGGCTTGGATTGTCCATGGTATATGGGATCATGCAAAATCATGAAGGAATGGTGCAAGTAAGTTCGCAATTAGGAACCGGAACGAGTATTCGATTGTTCTTTCCGGTGGCCAAGACCAAAACCTCCCAATTAATGGAAAAGCCTACGAAAGGGTCTCAGAGATCTACAGGTATCATTTTGGTTGTGGAAGAATCCCCTTATTTATCGGAAATCCTACAAGACCAAATGTCGGCCTTGGGGTTTAGATTGATCAGCGCGGATAGCGTTAAAAAGGCTCATGAAATATTAAGTAAATTCAAGTCTTCAGCGGTTTTGACCGTGATCGATCTGGATTTTGAAAATCTTTCTTCCTTGGAATTTTTAGAAACGATCAAAAAAGAATGTCCGGAGTTGAAAATTTTGGTCTCCGGAACGGATTTCGGGGATGAAACAAAAGAAAAACTTTCTGCACTCGGAATTAACGATCTTCTGGAAAAACCCTACAAGATCCGCGACCTGATCGAATTCTTTTATACGAAAAGTTTTTAG
- a CDS encoding SET domain-containing protein, which yields MSVRYKIRRPRVFSEKDFEIQESKIPGIGMGLFSKQDLVKGDTIGFYTGRVLDDKSANSAKYCESKYLLWICKDHWIYGEGKESNYTRYINHSSKPNVRLVVSTRWKTARFEAMRKIKAGEELFFDYGDEYWIHIDVSPVEQN from the coding sequence ATGTCGGTCAGATATAAAATTCGCAGACCTCGAGTATTTTCAGAGAAGGATTTCGAAATTCAGGAATCCAAGATACCCGGAATCGGAATGGGATTATTCTCCAAACAAGATTTGGTCAAAGGTGATACTATCGGGTTTTATACCGGAAGGGTCCTTGACGATAAGTCGGCCAATTCCGCCAAATACTGTGAGTCCAAATATTTACTTTGGATCTGTAAAGATCATTGGATCTATGGAGAAGGTAAAGAGTCCAACTATACCCGCTATATCAATCATAGTTCCAAACCGAATGTAAGATTAGTGGTATCTACTCGCTGGAAGACCGCAAGATTCGAAGCAATGCGAAAGATCAAAGCGGGCGAGGAATTATTCTTCGATTATGGAGATGAGTATTGGATCCATATAGATGTCTCTCCGGTGGAGCAGAACTAA
- a CDS encoding acylphosphatase: MAAKNESRAKIRIRGTVQGVGFRYFVLQRAQENRLKGYTMNLPTGEVEVVVEGDKIFIEDLYKAVQRGPSKAKVTEATIHWEDAKGTFRTFEIKR, encoded by the coding sequence ATGGCTGCAAAAAACGAATCTAGAGCGAAAATTAGGATCCGAGGAACCGTACAAGGAGTTGGTTTTAGATATTTTGTGCTACAAAGAGCGCAAGAGAACCGACTCAAAGGTTACACGATGAATCTTCCTACAGGAGAAGTGGAAGTTGTAGTGGAAGGAGACAAAATTTTTATCGAAGATTTATACAAGGCAGTTCAAAGAGGCCCTTCTAAAGCCAAAGTAACGGAAGCTACGATCCACTGGGAAGACGCTAAAGGTACGTTTAGGACTTTCGAGATCAAACGTTGA
- a CDS encoding bacitracin resistance protein BacA translates to MSATFYTPPGGPPPPSPRLRELFAKVGEDPIRELVSVFYDQIAVSEIRWMFPENLEESKVKSADFMVQVLGGPPYYVQKYGPPKMRARHLPFPIDEKARRVWLSCYRKAIKDWEADEESKEILWQFLQDFSSWMVNKASSQE, encoded by the coding sequence ATGAGCGCGACGTTTTATACCCCTCCCGGAGGACCTCCACCTCCGAGTCCTCGCCTTAGAGAATTATTTGCTAAAGTGGGAGAAGATCCCATTCGGGAACTTGTTTCCGTTTTTTATGATCAAATAGCAGTCAGTGAAATTCGTTGGATGTTTCCGGAAAATCTGGAAGAGAGCAAAGTAAAGTCTGCGGACTTTATGGTGCAAGTCCTGGGAGGTCCGCCCTATTACGTTCAAAAATACGGACCTCCAAAAATGAGGGCCCGACATCTTCCATTTCCGATCGACGAAAAAGCAAGAAGGGTTTGGCTTTCCTGCTACCGTAAGGCGATCAAAGACTGGGAAGCGGATGAAGAATCTAAAGAGATCCTTTGGCAGTTTTTACAGGATTTCTCTTCTTGGATGGTAAATAAGGCTTCTTCTCAAGAATGA